Within the Fretibacterium sp. OH1220_COT-178 genome, the region CGTGTTCCTGCAGCTCTCCGCCAGCTCCTTCGCGTCGGATCCGGCCGTCGCGTTCGCGGCGACGCTCTACATCTTCATGGCCCTGATCTTCGGCCTCCTCATCTACCGCATGAACTGCCCGCTGTGGCTGATGACCATCATCATGGTGCCCATCATCATCTACGCCTGCTGGCTCGGCAACGGAAACCAATTGATCTCCCGCTACTTCTCCCTGTCCGGAAACCCCGTCCTCGAGTTCCATCAGGCCGGCATCGACATGCCTCTGGCGGACGCCGCCGCCTTCGACAAGGCCAAGACCAAGAACGCCGAGGCCGTCGCGGCCTATGCCGACTTCGACGCCTACAAGGCCGCCCGAGAGGCTCGCTTCCAGGAGCTGAAGGCGACGGACGAGGTGCTGCAGAAGAGCGGCGCCGCGAGCTACGAGGAGTTCGCCAAGGCCCAGAAAGCCCTCAATGTCAAGAACACGGAGAACTGGCGCTGGGTCCTGGTGGTCTACATCATCCTGGCCTCCGTGATGCCGGTCTGGCTGCTGCTTCAGCCGCGCGACTACCTGGCCTCCTACTTCCTCTACTTCGCCGTCATCATCGGCACCATCGGCATGGTGCTGGGCAGCAGCAAATTCACCGTCGAGCTGCCCGCCTTCAAGGGGTTCGTCGCCGGCAACAATTACCTGTGGCCGATGCTCTTCATCATCGTGGCCTGCGGCGCGCTCTCCGGGTTCCACTCCCTGGTGGGAAGCGGCACGACCTCCAAGCAGATCCGCAGGGAAAAGGACTCCGTCCTGGTGGGATACGGATCCATGCTGATCGAGGGGCTCGTGGCGGTCATCGCCCTGGGGACGATCATGATCTCCGGGGAACTCCTGGGGGACCCCAGCGCCACCTACGCTACGGGATTCGGCCGCTTTGCCGCGCTGATCGGCATCGACCCCAAGATCGGAAAATCCCTGGGGCTCCTGGCCCTCAACAGCTTCCTTCTGACCTCGCTGGACACGGCCACGCGCCTGACCCGCTACCAGATCCAGGAGCTGACCAACATGAAGGTCGACCGTTACACGGCGACGTTCATCGCCGTCGCGGCCGCGATGGGGCTGCTTTTGACCAAGACGCACACGGCCACCGGCGCGGCCATTCCGGTGTGGAAGGTCATCTGGCCGGTGTTCGGGGCCGCCAATCAGCTGGTCGGCGCGCTCGTTCTGCTGGCCCTGGCCGTCTGGGTCGCCCGGGCTCTGAAGAAGCCCAACAAGTGGCTGATGATCCCCATGTGGTTCATGCTGATCACGACGGTCGCGGCCCTGGGGCTGATGGTCCGCGACAACCTGATCAACGCGGCGA harbors:
- a CDS encoding carbon starvation CstA family protein, encoding MLLGLLVGAMVFFALCYRLYGGYMSRIYGLSDSNKTPAEAMYDGVDYCPAHPAVLLGHHFSSIAGAGPIVGPITAAGMFGWLPTYLWCVIGSAFLGGPHDMGGLVSSMRHEGKSVGEVVDRWIGRAGKVLFLCFTILTLILVVAVFLQLSASSFASDPAVAFAATLYIFMALIFGLLIYRMNCPLWLMTIIMVPIIIYACWLGNGNQLISRYFSLSGNPVLEFHQAGIDMPLADAAAFDKAKTKNAEAVAAYADFDAYKAAREARFQELKATDEVLQKSGAASYEEFAKAQKALNVKNTENWRWVLVVYIILASVMPVWLLLQPRDYLASYFLYFAVIIGTIGMVLGSSKFTVELPAFKGFVAGNNYLWPMLFIIVACGALSGFHSLVGSGTTSKQIRREKDSVLVGYGSMLIEGLVAVIALGTIMISGELLGDPSATYATGFGRFAALIGIDPKIGKSLGLLALNSFLLTSLDTATRLTRYQIQELTNMKVDRYTATFIAVAAAMGLLLTKTHTATGAAIPVWKVIWPVFGAANQLVGALVLLALAVWVARALKKPNKWLMIPMWFMLITTVAALGLMVRDNLINAAKPNWVLGGMAILLLVLALLMVLQAFSALNRRDGTPLSHAGD